A genome region from Chiroxiphia lanceolata isolate bChiLan1 chromosome 5, bChiLan1.pri, whole genome shotgun sequence includes the following:
- the C5H12orf73 gene encoding uncharacterized protein C12orf73 homolog, which yields MPAGVPWPMYLRALAASMLAMFAGAEVVHRYYRPDLSIPEIPPKPGELRTELLGLKERSSKVQTSQQ from the exons ATGCCCGCCGGCGTGCCCTGGCCCATGTACCTGCGGGCGCTGGCCGCCAGCATGCTGGCCATGTTCGCGGGGGCCGAGGTCGTGCACAGGTACTACCGGCCGGACCTT AGCATACCTGAAATACCTCCTAAGCCTGGAGAACTGAGAACAGAACTGTTGGGTCTAAAAGAAAGATCAAGCAAAGTTCAGACTTCACAACAGTGA